The following proteins come from a genomic window of Symbiobacterium terraclitae:
- the sufB gene encoding Fe-S cluster assembly protein SufB, whose product MVSQPRDIVGEYKYGFRDPENYVFKSDKGLTREIVESISSFKKEPDWMREIRLKALDVFLAKPMPTWGTDLSEIDFNNIHYFVRATDRQGRSWDEVPEDIKRTFDRLGIPEAERKYLAGVSAQYESEVVYHNIRKDLEAQGVLFCDMDTAVREYPDIVREYFGTIVPMTDNKFAALNTAVWSGGSFIYVPPGVTVEIPLQAYFRINTENMGQFERTLIIVDEGANVHYVEGCTAPTYSSDSLHAAVVEIIVKKGARCRYSTIQNWSTNVYNLVTKRAVAYEDAVMEWVDGNIGSKVTMKYPAIYLMGPRARGEVISIAVASKGMIQDAGAKIYHFAPDTSSRITSKSISRDGGNTTYRGHILVEPQAERAKVKVECDALIFDDGSESHTIPYMDIKNQNVTIEHEATVSRVSEEQLFYLMSRGLSEEQALAMVVMGFIEPFARELPMEYAVELNRLIEMEMEGSVG is encoded by the coding sequence ATGGTTAGCCAGCCGCGCGACATCGTCGGCGAGTATAAATACGGTTTCCGCGATCCCGAGAACTACGTCTTCAAGTCCGACAAGGGCCTCACCCGCGAGATCGTCGAGTCGATCTCGAGCTTCAAGAAGGAGCCCGACTGGATGCGGGAGATCCGGCTGAAGGCCCTGGACGTCTTCCTGGCCAAGCCGATGCCCACCTGGGGCACCGACCTGTCGGAGATCGACTTCAACAACATCCACTACTTCGTCCGGGCGACCGACCGGCAGGGCCGTTCGTGGGACGAGGTCCCCGAGGACATCAAGCGCACCTTCGACCGGCTGGGCATCCCCGAGGCGGAGCGGAAGTACCTCGCCGGCGTGTCGGCGCAGTACGAGTCCGAGGTCGTCTACCACAACATCCGCAAGGACCTGGAGGCCCAGGGCGTCCTCTTCTGCGACATGGACACCGCGGTCCGTGAGTATCCCGACATCGTGCGGGAGTACTTTGGCACCATCGTGCCGATGACGGACAACAAGTTCGCGGCGCTGAACACCGCCGTCTGGTCGGGCGGCTCCTTCATCTACGTGCCGCCGGGCGTCACCGTGGAGATCCCGCTGCAGGCCTACTTCCGCATCAACACGGAGAACATGGGCCAGTTCGAGCGGACGCTGATCATCGTCGACGAGGGCGCCAACGTCCACTACGTCGAGGGCTGCACCGCCCCCACCTACTCCTCCGACTCGCTGCACGCGGCGGTCGTGGAGATCATCGTCAAGAAGGGCGCCCGCTGCCGCTACTCCACCATCCAGAACTGGTCCACCAACGTCTACAACCTGGTGACCAAGCGCGCCGTGGCCTACGAGGACGCGGTGATGGAATGGGTCGACGGCAACATCGGCTCCAAGGTGACGATGAAGTACCCGGCCATCTACCTGATGGGCCCGCGGGCCCGCGGCGAGGTCATCTCCATCGCCGTGGCCTCCAAGGGCATGATCCAGGACGCCGGCGCGAAGATCTACCACTTCGCCCCCGACACGTCCTCGCGCATCACCTCGAAGTCGATCTCCCGCGACGGCGGCAACACCACCTACCGGGGCCACATCCTGGTGGAGCCGCAGGCGGAGCGGGCCAAGGTGAAGGTGGAGTGCGACGCCCTGATCTTCGACGACGGCTCCGAGTCGCACACCATCCCGTATATGGACATCAAGAACCAGAACGTCACCATCGAGCACGAGGCGACGGTCTCCCGGGTCTCCGAGGAGCAGCTCTTCTACCTGATGAGCCGCGGCCTCTCCGAGGAGCAGGCCCTGGCCATGGTCGTGATGGGCTTCATCGAGCCCTTCGCCCGGGAGCTGCCCATGGAGTACGCCGTGGAGCTGAACCGGCTCATCGAGATGGAGATGGAGGGCTCGGTAGGCTAA
- a CDS encoding cytochrome-c peroxidase, which produces MSRRWHTLALAGALTLVLVVGCSSATSNTSKSSGKLTEVRSGNFATIVAAPENPDNPTTPEKVELGKMLFFDPRLSGSGAISCASCHNLALGGTDRLQFSRGHDFQETGRNAPTVLNAAFFQNQFWDGRAQGLEEQAGGPIQAPGEMNMPADKAVERIKSIQGYHEYFKKAFPNEEDPITFENITKAIAAFERTLITPNDALDRYLRGDKNALSPQAIRGMETFDSIGCTSCHAGPALSSGAMMKFDYGTDLGKASWTGNPQDEKFFRVQTLRNVSLTGPYFHDGSAETLEEAVTTMARVQLGVTLTDQQRDDIVAFLKSLVGEMPDISVPVLPPN; this is translated from the coding sequence ATGTCTCGGCGATGGCACACCCTTGCGCTGGCCGGAGCCCTGACCCTGGTCCTGGTTGTCGGCTGTAGCTCCGCCACCTCGAACACCTCGAAGTCGTCCGGCAAGCTCACCGAGGTCCGGAGCGGGAATTTCGCCACCATCGTGGCCGCACCGGAGAACCCGGACAACCCGACCACCCCGGAGAAGGTCGAGCTCGGCAAGATGCTCTTCTTCGACCCGCGGCTCAGCGGCAGCGGCGCGATCTCCTGTGCCAGCTGTCATAACCTCGCCCTCGGCGGCACCGACCGCCTCCAGTTCTCCCGCGGTCACGACTTCCAGGAGACCGGCCGGAACGCCCCGACGGTGCTGAACGCTGCGTTCTTCCAGAACCAGTTCTGGGACGGCCGTGCGCAGGGCCTCGAGGAGCAGGCCGGCGGCCCGATCCAGGCCCCCGGCGAGATGAACATGCCCGCGGACAAGGCCGTGGAGCGGATCAAGTCGATCCAGGGCTACCACGAGTACTTCAAGAAGGCCTTCCCCAACGAGGAAGATCCCATCACGTTTGAGAACATCACGAAGGCCATCGCCGCCTTCGAGCGCACCCTGATCACCCCGAACGACGCCCTCGACCGCTACCTGCGCGGCGACAAGAACGCCCTCTCGCCGCAGGCCATCCGCGGCATGGAGACCTTCGACTCCATCGGCTGCACCTCGTGCCACGCGGGCCCGGCGCTCTCCAGCGGTGCGATGATGAAGTTCGACTACGGCACCGACCTGGGCAAGGCCAGCTGGACCGGCAACCCGCAGGACGAGAAGTTCTTCCGGGTGCAGACGCTCCGCAACGTCTCGCTGACCGGCCCGTACTTCCACGACGGTTCCGCCGAGACCCTGGAGGAGGCCGTCACTACCATGGCCCGGGTCCAGCTGGGCGTGACGCTGACCGACCAGCAGCGTGACGACATCGTCGCCTTCCTGAAGTCCCTGGTGGGCGAGATGCCCGACATCTCCGTGCCGGTGCTGCCTCCCAACTAA
- the sufC gene encoding Fe-S cluster assembly ATPase SufC: protein MTTGAPLIVKNLHVNIGEKEILKGLDLEVKPGEIHAIMGPNGAGKTTLGFALMGHPRYEITEGSVFLGDQDLLAMEVSDRAKAGLFLAFQYPFEVSGVTVANFLRQAVSAVRGEEIGVWEFQEMLAEKMQLLEMDESFAARYLNEGFSGGEKKRNEMLQMTLLEPKIAILDETDSGLDIDALKVVAKAVNSLRGPNFGAIVITHYHRILDHIRPDVVHVLMNGRIVKTGGPELALEIEKKGYDWIKAELGIVDEAAEAGVK, encoded by the coding sequence GTGACCACTGGCGCCCCGCTCATCGTCAAGAACTTGCATGTGAACATCGGGGAGAAGGAAATCCTCAAGGGCCTGGATCTCGAGGTCAAGCCGGGCGAGATCCACGCCATCATGGGTCCCAACGGGGCCGGCAAGACCACCCTCGGCTTCGCGCTCATGGGCCACCCCCGCTACGAGATCACCGAGGGCTCGGTGTTCCTGGGCGATCAGGACCTGCTGGCGATGGAGGTCAGCGACCGGGCCAAGGCCGGCCTCTTCCTCGCGTTCCAGTACCCCTTCGAGGTTTCCGGCGTCACCGTGGCCAACTTCCTCCGGCAGGCGGTGAGCGCCGTGCGGGGCGAGGAGATCGGGGTGTGGGAGTTCCAGGAGATGCTCGCCGAGAAGATGCAGCTCCTGGAGATGGATGAGTCCTTCGCCGCCCGCTACCTGAACGAGGGCTTCTCCGGCGGCGAGAAGAAGCGGAACGAGATGCTGCAGATGACCCTGCTGGAGCCCAAGATCGCCATCCTCGACGAGACCGACTCCGGCCTGGACATCGACGCCCTGAAGGTCGTCGCCAAGGCCGTGAACTCGCTGCGTGGCCCGAACTTCGGCGCCATCGTCATCACCCACTACCACCGCATCCTCGACCACATCCGGCCCGACGTGGTGCACGTGCTGATGAACGGCCGCATCGTCAAGACCGGCGGTCCCGAGCTGGCCCTGGAGATCGAGAAGAAGGGCTACGACTGGATCAAGGCCGAGCTCGGAATCGTGGACGAGGCGGCCGAGGCGGGGGTGAAGTAG
- a CDS encoding non-heme iron oxygenase ferredoxin subunit, which translates to MALVKVAETHEIPVGTAKRVLVKRHPIAVYHLEDGFYATDDTCTHAEASLCEGQIVGGQVACPLHGARFDIKTGAALTLPAVTPVETYKVVVQGNDILVEV; encoded by the coding sequence ATGGCGCTTGTGAAGGTAGCCGAGACGCACGAGATCCCGGTGGGCACGGCGAAGCGGGTGCTGGTGAAGCGGCACCCCATCGCCGTCTACCACCTGGAGGACGGGTTCTACGCCACGGACGACACCTGCACCCACGCCGAGGCGTCGCTCTGCGAGGGGCAGATCGTGGGCGGCCAGGTCGCCTGCCCCCTGCACGGGGCCCGGTTCGACATCAAGACCGGCGCGGCGCTCACGCTGCCGGCGGTCACCCCGGTGGAGACCTACAAGGTGGTCGTCCAGGGGAACGATATCCTCGTGGAGGTGTGA
- a CDS encoding helix-turn-helix transcriptional regulator, translating to MERDPQKVSAVLADPTRYSIYQYVLVAPDPVSVAEVARRFELHPNVARMHLNRLVEIGLLVQRTEKSGKGGRPGYVYAPSGSAVSLTTVPPRDFQLLADLLVQSLALLGEGGKEAVEQIGHSFGRRLGQEALAKLAPALDSANGATGPMELLEACALALNRLGVSARVIVGPGGRPSLVLKSCGFHEVASAHPDQVCHLCKAMVEGVAQTCSEASPGVTQAGTVPRGDKECVYEVNGLIHLE from the coding sequence TTGGAGCGGGATCCGCAGAAGGTGAGTGCGGTGCTGGCCGATCCGACCCGGTACAGCATCTATCAGTACGTTCTGGTGGCGCCCGACCCGGTCTCGGTGGCCGAGGTCGCGCGGCGCTTCGAGCTGCATCCCAACGTCGCGCGCATGCACCTGAACCGGCTGGTGGAGATCGGGCTCCTGGTGCAGCGCACGGAGAAGAGCGGCAAGGGAGGGCGGCCCGGCTACGTCTACGCGCCCTCGGGGAGCGCCGTGTCGCTGACGACCGTTCCGCCCCGGGACTTCCAGCTGCTGGCCGACCTGCTGGTGCAGTCGCTGGCCCTCTTGGGCGAGGGCGGCAAGGAGGCCGTGGAGCAGATCGGCCACAGCTTCGGCCGGCGGCTGGGGCAGGAAGCGCTGGCCAAGCTGGCGCCGGCCCTGGATAGCGCCAACGGCGCCACGGGGCCGATGGAGCTGCTCGAGGCCTGCGCGCTGGCCCTGAACCGCCTGGGCGTGTCCGCCCGGGTGATCGTGGGGCCGGGGGGCCGCCCGAGCCTGGTGCTCAAGTCGTGCGGCTTCCACGAGGTGGCATCCGCACACCCGGACCAGGTCTGCCACCTGTGCAAGGCCATGGTCGAAGGGGTGGCCCAGACCTGCTCCGAGGCCTCGCCGGGGGTTACGCAGGCGGGAACCGTACCCCGGGGGGACAAGGAGTGCGTCTATGAAGTAAACGGCCTGATTCACCTGGAGTAA
- the sufD gene encoding Fe-S cluster assembly protein SufD — MPTVTEPRFLEERRNTARSLTGSLRLPAKTDEAWRRTSLEGLDVSQYRPAPARVTLKGSVPEGVIFTDILRAATEHADLVAKYLGKLFPMDQNLLSAAQAAYLNGGVLLYVPRGVVVSEPLQVVYQAGDGEAQYLHTLVIAEDNAEVTLLERYEGTGDYLSVAVVEVFPLQGARVRYGYLQNHSQDAWAFTFRRGLTGRDSTLDWAGGEFGGALVRSEIVNNVAGEGSESKLKVVFGATDRQHHDIVASQVHDGSYSRSDILGRGVLSGRAHTVFRGNGQINRAAKNAATYQRQQALVLSDKARADSIPALIINEHEVEGAGHAATVGQLDEEQIFYLMARSLTRAQAVRMLVLAFLAPVLEQIPVAELRDEMIRLMGEKVN, encoded by the coding sequence ATGCCGACGGTCACCGAACCCCGCTTCCTGGAGGAGCGGCGCAACACCGCCCGCTCGCTCACCGGGTCGCTCCGGCTGCCGGCGAAGACCGATGAGGCGTGGCGGCGCACCTCCCTGGAGGGCCTGGACGTCTCCCAGTACCGGCCGGCGCCCGCCCGGGTCACGCTGAAGGGTTCCGTGCCCGAGGGCGTGATCTTCACCGACATCCTCAGGGCAGCGACGGAGCACGCCGACCTGGTTGCCAAGTATCTGGGGAAGCTCTTCCCGATGGACCAGAACCTCCTCTCCGCGGCGCAGGCGGCCTACCTGAACGGCGGCGTCCTGCTCTACGTGCCCCGCGGGGTCGTGGTCTCCGAGCCGCTGCAGGTGGTCTACCAGGCCGGTGACGGCGAGGCGCAGTACCTGCACACGCTGGTCATCGCCGAGGACAACGCCGAGGTCACCCTGCTGGAGCGGTACGAGGGCACCGGCGACTACCTGAGCGTCGCGGTGGTCGAGGTCTTCCCGCTGCAGGGCGCCCGGGTCCGCTACGGCTACCTGCAGAACCACTCCCAGGACGCCTGGGCCTTCACCTTCCGCCGCGGCCTGACGGGGCGGGACTCGACGCTGGACTGGGCCGGCGGCGAGTTCGGCGGCGCCCTGGTGCGCTCCGAGATCGTCAACAACGTCGCCGGCGAGGGCTCCGAGTCGAAGCTGAAGGTCGTCTTCGGCGCCACCGACCGGCAGCACCACGACATCGTCGCCTCGCAGGTGCACGACGGCTCCTACAGCCGGTCTGACATCCTGGGGCGCGGCGTGCTCTCGGGCAGGGCCCACACGGTCTTCCGCGGCAACGGCCAGATCAACCGGGCTGCGAAGAACGCGGCCACCTACCAGCGGCAGCAGGCGCTGGTCCTCTCCGACAAGGCGCGGGCCGACTCGATCCCGGCGCTGATCATCAACGAGCACGAGGTGGAGGGTGCCGGCCACGCCGCCACGGTGGGCCAGCTGGACGAGGAGCAGATTTTCTACCTGATGGCCCGCAGCCTCACCCGGGCCCAGGCCGTCCGGATGCTCGTGCTGGCCTTCCTTGCTCCGGTGCTGGAGCAGATCCCCGTCGCGGAGCTGCGCGACGAGATGATCCGGCTGATGGGAGAGAAGGTGAACTAA
- a CDS encoding SanA/YdcF family protein: MWRWRRWGVRLVIVAVAGAVLLLAINALVYYQGRALIVAPGEARTAQAVLVLGAGVSPDGRVSPMLRDRLETALALYRAGKVEKFLLSGDHGRKDYDEVNAMRRYLEAQGVPPHHLFMDHAGFDTYDSLYRAAAIFQADDVIVVTQEFHLPRALWIATRLGLDAQGVAADRHRYRDERLYAVREFAARVKAFGEVAIRRRPAFLGDPIPITGDGRATHDQP; encoded by the coding sequence GTGTGGCGGTGGCGGCGATGGGGCGTGCGCCTCGTGATCGTGGCGGTGGCGGGAGCGGTGCTGCTCCTGGCCATCAACGCTCTGGTCTACTACCAGGGCCGGGCGCTGATCGTGGCGCCTGGGGAGGCGCGCACGGCGCAGGCGGTGCTGGTGCTGGGCGCAGGCGTCTCCCCCGACGGGCGCGTCTCCCCGATGCTGCGCGACCGGCTCGAGACGGCCCTCGCGCTCTACCGCGCCGGCAAGGTGGAGAAGTTCCTGCTCTCGGGCGACCACGGCCGGAAGGACTACGACGAGGTCAACGCCATGCGCCGCTACCTGGAGGCGCAGGGCGTGCCGCCGCACCACCTGTTCATGGACCACGCCGGCTTCGACACCTACGACTCGCTGTACCGGGCCGCCGCCATCTTCCAGGCCGACGACGTGATCGTCGTCACCCAGGAGTTCCACCTGCCCCGGGCGCTCTGGATCGCGACGCGCCTCGGACTGGATGCCCAGGGCGTCGCGGCCGACCGGCACCGCTACCGCGACGAGCGGTTGTACGCGGTGCGGGAGTTTGCGGCTCGCGTCAAGGCGTTCGGCGAGGTGGCCATCCGGCGTCGGCCGGCATTCCTGGGCGATCCCATCCCGATCACCGGCGACGGGCGGGCGACCCATGATCAGCCCTGA
- the sufU gene encoding Fe-S cluster assembly sulfur transfer protein SufU encodes MTSEAQHPVNLSALYQQVILDHYKKPRNKGAVERAVLKKHLHNPTCGDDIEVQVELGDDGKITDVKWNGRGCSISMASASMMSVALKGKTLAEAQELMRSFYSMIQGEAGNFKPLGEIQALSGVSKFPVRIKCATLAWHCLEEGIKEYEGGSKNG; translated from the coding sequence ATGACGTCTGAGGCTCAGCATCCGGTGAACCTGAGTGCGCTCTACCAGCAGGTCATCCTCGACCACTACAAGAAGCCGCGGAACAAGGGTGCGGTGGAGCGTGCGGTGCTGAAGAAGCACCTGCACAACCCCACCTGCGGCGACGATATCGAGGTCCAGGTCGAGCTCGGCGATGACGGCAAGATCACCGACGTCAAGTGGAACGGGCGGGGCTGCTCCATCTCGATGGCCAGCGCCTCAATGATGTCGGTCGCCCTCAAGGGCAAGACGCTGGCAGAGGCCCAGGAGCTGATGCGGAGCTTCTACAGCATGATTCAGGGGGAGGCGGGTAACTTCAAACCCCTGGGCGAGATCCAGGCGCTCTCGGGCGTAAGCAAGTTCCCCGTGCGCATCAAGTGTGCGACCCTGGCCTGGCACTGCCTCGAAGAGGGGATCAAGGAGTACGAGGGAGGGTCAAAGAATGGTTAG
- a CDS encoding metal-sulfur cluster assembly factor produces the protein MAEITKEQVLKVLERVNDPELRINIVDLGLVYDIEITEDNNVGIDMTLTTQACPVGPLIQMQAEAALKSIPGVNQVDVRLVFDPPWTPDRMSPRLKKAREMGLL, from the coding sequence ATGGCGGAGATCACCAAGGAGCAGGTACTCAAGGTCCTGGAGCGGGTGAACGACCCCGAGCTGCGGATCAACATCGTGGACCTGGGGCTCGTCTACGATATCGAGATCACCGAGGACAACAACGTCGGCATCGACATGACGCTCACGACGCAGGCCTGCCCGGTCGGGCCGCTGATCCAGATGCAGGCGGAGGCCGCGCTGAAGTCCATCCCCGGCGTGAACCAGGTGGACGTTCGGCTCGTCTTCGACCCGCCGTGGACGCCGGACCGGATGAGCCCACGCCTCAAGAAGGCGCGGGAGATGGGGCTGCTGTAG
- a CDS encoding iron-containing alcohol dehydrogenase, whose amino-acid sequence METFVFHNPTRLIFGRGQLAQLRSELAPYGKRLLLVYGGGSIKRTGLYDAVMAILREVGAEVSELPGVEPNPRLTTVHRGVAICRREQVDFILAVGGGSVIDCAKAVAVGALYEGDVWEVITGKGRATGALPFGTVLTLAATGSEMNSGSVITNWETREKLGWDAAPHTYPRFSILDPVYTFTVPRDHTVYGIVDMMSHALEQYFHTAANTPLVDRWIEDLLRTVIEAGPRAVADPEDYAARETLLFCGTMALNDLLAMGTDGGDWATHAIEHAVSAVYDIPHGGGLAIIQPNWMRYCLDVNPARFARLAVRVFDVNPAGRSDREVGLEGIERLRQFWTSIGAPSRLADYGIGDDQIERMAKLATGRRGTAGQFRKLTEEDVAAILRMSL is encoded by the coding sequence ATGGAAACCTTTGTGTTCCACAATCCCACCAGACTGATCTTCGGCCGGGGACAGCTGGCGCAGCTGCGCAGCGAGCTGGCGCCGTACGGCAAGCGGCTGCTGCTGGTCTACGGCGGCGGGTCCATCAAGCGCACCGGCCTGTACGATGCGGTAATGGCCATCCTCCGTGAGGTGGGCGCCGAGGTGTCTGAACTGCCGGGGGTGGAGCCCAATCCGCGGCTGACCACGGTCCACCGGGGCGTTGCGATCTGCCGCCGGGAGCAGGTCGACTTCATCCTGGCGGTCGGGGGCGGCAGCGTGATCGACTGCGCCAAGGCCGTCGCCGTGGGCGCCCTGTACGAGGGCGACGTGTGGGAGGTGATCACTGGAAAGGGCCGGGCGACCGGCGCGCTGCCCTTCGGCACGGTGCTCACCCTGGCGGCCACCGGCTCGGAGATGAACTCCGGGTCTGTGATCACCAACTGGGAGACCCGGGAGAAGCTCGGCTGGGACGCCGCTCCCCACACCTACCCCCGGTTCTCGATCCTGGATCCGGTCTACACCTTCACGGTGCCCAGGGACCACACCGTATACGGCATCGTCGACATGATGTCCCATGCGCTGGAGCAGTACTTCCACACCGCGGCCAACACGCCGCTGGTGGACCGCTGGATCGAGGATCTGCTGCGGACCGTCATCGAGGCGGGACCGAGGGCGGTGGCGGACCCCGAGGACTACGCGGCCCGGGAGACGCTGCTGTTCTGCGGCACGATGGCCCTCAACGACCTGCTAGCCATGGGCACCGACGGGGGCGACTGGGCGACCCATGCCATCGAGCACGCGGTCTCGGCTGTGTACGACATCCCCCACGGCGGCGGGCTGGCGATCATCCAGCCCAACTGGATGCGGTACTGCCTGGACGTCAACCCCGCCCGTTTCGCCCGCCTGGCCGTGCGCGTCTTCGACGTGAACCCGGCGGGCCGCAGCGACCGGGAGGTGGGGCTGGAAGGGATCGAGCGCCTGCGGCAGTTCTGGACGAGCATCGGCGCGCCCTCCCGGCTGGCCGATTACGGCATCGGGGACGACCAGATTGAGCGGATGGCGAAGCTGGCCACCGGTCGGCGCGGCACGGCCGGCCAGTTCCGCAAGCTGACGGAGGAGGACGTGGCGGCGATCCTGCGCATGTCACTGTAA
- a CDS encoding cysteine desulfurase, with product MALDVARIRQDFPILHQEMNGHPLVYLDNAATTQKPRQVIQALVEYYEGYNANVHRGIHTLAERATDAYEGARAKIARFIGSPSPNQVIFTRNGTEGLNMVAYGWLRQRLKPGDVIIASGMEHHSNLIPWQQAAAATGAQIRYIDLLPDGTLSQEHYDRLLSEGNVRFVALTGASNVLGTINPVKEMVAKAHQVGAKVAVDAVQVVPHMPVDVVDWDADWIAAAGHKMLAPTGTGFLWGKMELLEEMEPTYFGGSMISEAHLSGAKWAECPAKFEAGTPNIADFIAFGAAVDYLSALGMENVYAHEKALTEYAWERLSAIDGMRLFGPRQPRAGLISFDVAGIHPHDMSAVLNAEGVAIRVGHHCAQPLMELLDVPATNRASFYIYNTKEEVDRLVDALLHAKEFFGYDV from the coding sequence GTGGCCCTCGATGTGGCCCGAATCCGGCAGGACTTCCCGATCCTCCATCAGGAGATGAACGGCCATCCCCTGGTCTACCTTGACAATGCCGCGACCACGCAGAAGCCGCGCCAAGTGATTCAGGCTCTGGTTGAATACTATGAAGGGTACAACGCCAACGTCCACCGCGGCATCCACACCCTGGCCGAGCGGGCCACCGACGCCTATGAGGGGGCGCGGGCGAAGATCGCCCGCTTCATCGGCTCCCCCTCGCCGAACCAGGTGATCTTCACCCGCAACGGCACCGAGGGGCTCAATATGGTCGCCTACGGCTGGCTGCGGCAGCGGCTCAAGCCCGGCGACGTCATCATCGCCTCGGGGATGGAGCACCACTCCAACCTGATCCCCTGGCAGCAGGCAGCCGCCGCGACGGGGGCGCAGATCAGGTATATCGACCTCCTCCCCGACGGCACACTGAGCCAGGAGCACTACGACCGGCTGCTGAGCGAGGGCAACGTCCGGTTCGTGGCCCTCACCGGCGCCTCCAACGTGCTGGGCACCATCAACCCGGTCAAGGAGATGGTGGCCAAGGCGCACCAGGTGGGCGCGAAGGTGGCGGTGGACGCCGTTCAGGTGGTACCGCACATGCCGGTGGACGTGGTAGACTGGGATGCGGACTGGATCGCCGCCGCCGGGCACAAGATGCTGGCGCCCACCGGCACCGGCTTCCTCTGGGGCAAGATGGAGCTCCTGGAGGAGATGGAGCCCACCTACTTCGGCGGCTCGATGATCTCCGAGGCCCACCTGAGCGGGGCGAAGTGGGCCGAGTGCCCGGCCAAGTTCGAGGCGGGCACCCCGAACATCGCGGACTTCATCGCCTTCGGGGCCGCGGTAGACTACCTGAGCGCCCTGGGCATGGAGAACGTCTACGCGCACGAGAAGGCGCTCACCGAGTACGCCTGGGAGCGGCTCTCCGCCATCGACGGCATGCGCCTCTTCGGCCCCAGGCAGCCCCGGGCGGGGCTGATCAGCTTCGACGTGGCGGGCATCCACCCGCACGACATGTCGGCCGTGCTCAACGCCGAGGGCGTGGCCATCCGGGTTGGCCATCACTGCGCCCAGCCGCTGATGGAACTCCTTGACGTGCCGGCCACCAACCGGGCGAGCTTTTATATCTATAACACGAAGGAAGAGGTCGACCGGCTGGTCGACGCTCTCCTCCACGCAAAGGAGTTCTTCGGCTATGACGTCTGA
- a CDS encoding RNA polymerase sigma factor, whose amino-acid sequence MDESLLITAAQRGDRDAMAALYRKHRLQAYQTALIVLRDPHLADDLVQEAFIRAFREIGRCDPGRPFAPWLARIVINLCRNALRRRRLLPLALPDRQGAGDPGYAATEDRADLWPILERLSHAHREVLMLRYFHQFTEPEIAEILGLPLGTVKSRLHAARQAVKSRMEAPDPGHGKELTPDG is encoded by the coding sequence GTGGACGAGTCTCTCCTCATCACAGCTGCTCAGCGTGGCGACCGGGACGCCATGGCCGCGCTCTACCGCAAGCACCGCCTGCAGGCCTACCAGACCGCGCTCATCGTCCTGCGCGATCCCCACCTGGCGGACGACCTGGTGCAGGAGGCCTTCATCCGGGCCTTCCGGGAGATCGGCCGGTGCGACCCGGGCCGACCCTTTGCGCCCTGGCTCGCCCGCATCGTCATCAACCTCTGCCGCAACGCCCTGCGCCGCAGACGCCTCCTGCCGCTGGCGCTGCCGGACCGGCAGGGCGCAGGGGACCCCGGCTACGCGGCCACGGAGGACCGGGCGGACCTGTGGCCCATCCTGGAGCGCCTCTCCCACGCCCACCGCGAGGTGCTGATGCTCCGTTACTTCCATCAGTTCACGGAGCCTGAGATCGCCGAGATCCTCGGCCTGCCGCTGGGGACGGTGAAATCCCGCCTGCACGCGGCGCGGCAGGCGGTAAAGAGCCGCATGGAGGCCCCCGACCCGGGGCACGGAAAGGAGCTGACGCCCGATGGCTGA
- a CDS encoding DUF4395 domain-containing protein, giving the protein MALENERSTHQEDVPLPIVRLNRWLIVLAGAAAALLRSPWPLTVLLLLLLPAVLFGQRWSPIAHLGRALFRGRLDGAEREDRRLMRFNNVIAVALLVGAQAAFYLGLPVLGWVLAALVVTAAAVALAGFCVGCFLYYQFRLNRYRLFGQ; this is encoded by the coding sequence ATGGCACTGGAGAACGAGCGGTCCACACACCAGGAGGACGTGCCGCTGCCGATCGTCCGCCTGAACCGATGGCTCATCGTGCTGGCCGGGGCCGCTGCGGCGCTGCTCAGGAGCCCCTGGCCGCTGACCGTGCTCCTGCTGCTCTTGCTCCCGGCCGTGCTCTTCGGGCAGCGCTGGAGCCCCATCGCGCACCTGGGCCGCGCCCTGTTCCGGGGGCGGCTGGACGGCGCCGAGCGGGAGGACCGCCGCCTGATGCGGTTCAACAACGTCATCGCCGTCGCGCTGCTGGTCGGGGCGCAGGCGGCCTTCTACCTGGGCCTGCCGGTCCTCGGCTGGGTGCTGGCCGCGCTGGTCGTGACCGCCGCGGCCGTGGCCCTGGCCGGCTTCTGCGTCGGCTGCTTCCTGTACTACCAGTTCCGGCTCAACCGCTACCGGCTCTTCGGACAGTAA